The Halanaerobium praevalens DSM 2228 genome contains a region encoding:
- the rpmI gene encoding 50S ribosomal protein L35 → MPKQKTHKGIAKRVKTTGSGKLKHHKGFHSHILTKKSGNRKRNLRQAKLLSKPYQKKYKKLLHR, encoded by the coding sequence ATGCCAAAGCAAAAAACACACAAAGGTATAGCTAAAAGAGTAAAAACTACAGGTAGTGGTAAGCTTAAGCACCACAAAGGATTTCACAGTCATATTTTAACCAAGAAATCTGGTAATAGAAAAAGAAATTTACGTCAAGCTAAATTATTAAGTAAACCATATCAAAAGAAATACAAAAAGTTGTTACACAGATAG
- the rplT gene encoding 50S ribosomal protein L20, whose protein sequence is MPRVKRGNKARKRRKKVLKMAKGYFGSRSKLYRPANQAVMKSLHYAYRDRRNKKRTFRKLWITRINAAARNEGLSYSRFINGLRQANVEIDRKMLADLAVNDSDGFANLVDLAKEKLGN, encoded by the coding sequence ATGCCACGTGTAAAAAGAGGAAATAAGGCGCGTAAGCGTAGAAAAAAAGTTTTAAAGATGGCTAAGGGATATTTTGGATCCCGCAGTAAACTATATCGTCCTGCAAATCAGGCAGTAATGAAATCTCTTCATTATGCTTACAGAGATAGAAGGAATAAAAAGAGAACATTTAGAAAGCTTTGGATTACTAGAATCAATGCAGCTGCTAGAAATGAAGGTCTTTCTTACAGTCGCTTCATTAATGGTTTAAGACAAGCTAATGTAGAAATTGACCGTAAAATGTTAGCTGATCTTGCAGTTAATGATTCTGATGGTTTTGCTAATTTAGTAGATTTAGCAAAAGAGAAATTAGGAAATTAA
- a CDS encoding LCP family protein: MAENNSEQKQSSKKKYKWFFIILVVLLLVFIGVSGYYLESGLKPFAEEKIGEDRTLNNKENDSGPLNQASDQENNLNTEQDLVNKLQENLNLLFVGLDDKESVALGSVEADSIILISLNANKDEIKLKKIDEELNYKQKPLKKYKNQKLQTAVNKLIGVESDLYLYLDYQGFEKIINELGGIEVELKQALKVPALGLDLKKGENLLSGKEALNFVRLQDYKDSSRIKRQKMVINSTLTKLKSQNILFNIKEIYNTLKESYNSIETNISPVLATQLFDYFRNASDLKVEFID, translated from the coding sequence TTGGCAGAAAATAATTCTGAACAAAAACAAAGTTCGAAAAAGAAATACAAATGGTTTTTTATTATTTTAGTAGTTTTACTTTTAGTTTTTATTGGGGTTAGTGGTTATTATTTAGAAAGTGGTTTAAAGCCTTTTGCAGAAGAAAAAATTGGAGAAGATAGAACTTTAAATAACAAAGAAAATGATTCTGGTCCTTTAAATCAAGCTTCAGATCAAGAAAATAATTTGAATACAGAACAAGATTTAGTTAATAAACTCCAAGAAAATTTGAATTTATTGTTTGTTGGTCTTGATGATAAAGAGAGTGTTGCACTTGGTTCAGTTGAAGCAGATTCTATAATTTTAATTAGTTTAAATGCAAATAAAGATGAAATTAAATTAAAAAAAATAGATGAAGAGCTTAATTATAAACAAAAACCATTAAAAAAATATAAGAATCAAAAATTGCAAACAGCAGTTAATAAGCTGATAGGTGTCGAAAGTGATCTTTATTTATATCTGGATTATCAGGGATTTGAAAAAATAATTAATGAATTAGGAGGTATTGAAGTTGAGCTGAAACAAGCTCTAAAGGTACCTGCTTTGGGTTTAGATTTGAAAAAGGGAGAAAATTTACTTTCTGGTAAAGAAGCTCTTAATTTTGTCCGACTTCAAGACTATAAAGATAGTTCTCGAATCAAAAGACAGAAAATGGTAATTAATTCTACACTTACTAAATTAAAATCTCAGAATATATTATTTAATATAAAAGAAATCTATAATACTCTAAAAGAAAGTTATAATTCTATTGAAACAAATATTAGTCCAGTTTTAGCTACTCAATTATTTGATTATTTTAGAAATGCATCAGATTTAAAGGTTGAATTTATAGATTAG
- the thrS gene encoding threonine--tRNA ligase, giving the protein MEKVKVTLPDGSVREYEAGVTIKDVAYSIGSGLGRDAIAGIVNEKEVDADFKIEKDVELSIITIDSQEALEIIRHTASHVMAQAVKRLYDNVQVAIGPAIEDGFYYDFDLEETFNEESLVEIEAEMKKIIEEAIKIEKKVLPREEAFELMKSRNEKYKLELIDELDDQMISFYFQGDYVDLCRGPHLPSTGYVKAFKLLNVAGAYWRGDENNQMLQRIYGTAFAKEKDLEKYLNRVEEAKKRDHRKLGKELDLFSMQDEGRGFPFFHPKGMALRNALVDFWKEEHYQAGYEEIQTPIILDESLWHQSGHWDHYQDNMYFTKIDEEAHAVKPMNCPGGILVYKDSMHSYRELPIRMAELGLVHRHEMSGALHGLMRVRSFTQDDAHIYCLPSQIETELSGVIKLVDKIYSAFGFNYNVELSTKPEKAMGDDALWNKATDALQNAIEKNNLDYEVNAGDGAFYGPKIDFHLEDSLGRTWQCGTIQLDFQMPERFDLNYIGQDGEEHRPVMIHRAIYGSIERFIGILIEHFAGAFPTWMAPVQVEIIPVSDDQIDYAMQVKEELKQEKIRVEVDSRSEKVGYKIRDAQVKQVPYMLIVGSREEDNGTVSVRDRREGDLGTSNLAEFKENILEEIAAKNINTEDIEL; this is encoded by the coding sequence ATGGAAAAAGTTAAAGTAACACTGCCAGATGGTTCAGTTAGAGAATATGAGGCAGGAGTGACAATTAAAGATGTTGCTTATTCAATCGGTAGTGGTTTAGGTAGGGATGCTATTGCTGGTATTGTAAATGAAAAAGAGGTAGATGCCGATTTTAAAATTGAAAAAGATGTAGAACTTTCTATTATTACAATTGATAGTCAAGAAGCTTTAGAGATTATTAGACATACTGCTTCTCATGTAATGGCTCAGGCTGTTAAAAGACTTTATGATAATGTTCAAGTTGCTATTGGTCCAGCTATTGAAGATGGTTTTTACTATGATTTTGATCTAGAAGAAACTTTTAATGAAGAGTCTTTAGTTGAAATAGAAGCTGAAATGAAGAAGATAATTGAAGAAGCTATTAAAATAGAAAAAAAAGTATTACCACGAGAAGAAGCTTTTGAATTAATGAAATCTCGTAATGAAAAATATAAATTAGAATTAATAGATGAACTTGATGATCAAATGATAAGTTTTTATTTTCAGGGTGATTATGTTGATCTTTGTCGTGGTCCTCATTTACCATCTACAGGTTATGTTAAAGCATTTAAACTTCTTAATGTAGCAGGTGCATATTGGCGTGGAGATGAAAATAATCAAATGCTGCAGAGAATTTATGGGACAGCTTTTGCTAAAGAAAAAGATTTAGAAAAATATTTAAATAGAGTAGAAGAAGCTAAAAAACGTGATCACAGAAAACTAGGTAAAGAACTTGATCTTTTTAGTATGCAGGATGAAGGTAGAGGTTTTCCATTTTTCCATCCTAAAGGAATGGCTCTTAGAAATGCTTTAGTTGATTTTTGGAAAGAAGAACATTATCAAGCTGGTTATGAAGAAATTCAGACTCCAATCATTTTAGATGAGTCACTTTGGCATCAATCAGGTCATTGGGATCATTATCAAGATAATATGTATTTTACAAAAATTGATGAAGAAGCACATGCAGTTAAACCAATGAATTGTCCTGGTGGAATTTTAGTTTATAAAGATTCAATGCATAGTTATCGTGAGCTACCAATCAGAATGGCAGAATTAGGTTTAGTTCATCGTCATGAAATGTCAGGTGCTTTACATGGTCTAATGAGAGTTAGAAGCTTTACTCAAGATGATGCTCATATTTATTGTCTTCCAAGCCAAATTGAAACTGAGTTAAGTGGAGTTATTAAATTAGTAGATAAAATTTATAGTGCTTTTGGCTTTAATTATAATGTAGAACTTAGTACTAAGCCAGAAAAAGCAATGGGAGATGATGCACTCTGGAATAAGGCTACAGATGCTCTCCAAAATGCTATAGAAAAAAATAATTTAGATTATGAAGTTAATGCAGGAGATGGAGCTTTTTATGGTCCCAAAATTGATTTTCATTTAGAAGATAGTCTTGGTAGAACTTGGCAGTGTGGTACTATTCAGCTTGATTTTCAAATGCCTGAAAGATTTGATTTAAATTATATTGGTCAAGATGGAGAAGAACACCGTCCAGTAATGATTCACCGGGCAATTTATGGTAGTATTGAACGTTTTATTGGTATTTTGATTGAACACTTTGCAGGTGCTTTTCCAACTTGGATGGCTCCAGTACAAGTAGAAATTATTCCAGTTTCTGATGATCAAATTGATTATGCAATGCAGGTTAAAGAAGAACTTAAACAGGAAAAAATAAGAGTAGAGGTTGATAGTCGTTCTGAAAAAGTTGGCTATAAGATTAGGGATGCTCAAGTTAAGCAAGTTCCATATATGTTAATTGTTGGTAGTAGAGAAGAAGATAATGGTACTGTTTCTGTACGTGATAGACGAGAGGGAGATTTAGGAACAAGTAATTTAGCTGAATTTAAAGAAAATATTTTAGAAGAGATTGCAGCTAAAAACATTAATACTGAAGATATAGAACTTTAA
- the infC gene encoding translation initiation factor IF-3: MFCFISLRRCINIVKDLRVNDRIRSRKVRLIDQEGEQIGIKSLDDALDRAAEYGMDLVEVAPQANPPVCRIMDYGKYKYEQAKKEKEAKKNQNVMNVKEVQMGVKIEDHDFNVKLKQARRFLNNKDKVKVRIRFRGREMMHKELGYDLMDRLIEQTKDIGKVESKPKMEGRNMMMFLTPESDK, from the coding sequence ATATTTTGTTTTATATCACTCAGGAGGTGCATAAATATCGTTAAAGATTTAAGAGTTAATGATCGTATTAGATCAAGAAAAGTTCGTCTGATCGATCAAGAAGGAGAGCAAATTGGTATCAAGTCATTGGATGATGCATTGGATCGTGCCGCAGAATATGGTATGGATTTAGTAGAAGTTGCTCCACAGGCCAATCCACCTGTATGTAGAATTATGGATTATGGTAAGTATAAGTATGAACAGGCTAAGAAAGAAAAGGAAGCCAAAAAGAACCAAAATGTAATGAATGTTAAAGAGGTGCAAATGGGTGTTAAAATTGAAGATCATGACTTTAATGTTAAATTAAAGCAGGCCCGTAGATTCCTTAATAACAAAGATAAAGTCAAAGTTAGAATTCGCTTTAGAGGAAGAGAAATGATGCATAAAGAGTTAGGCTATGACTTAATGGATCGTTTAATTGAACAAACCAAAGATATCGGTAAAGTAGAAAGTAAGCCTAAGATGGAAGGTAGAAATATGATGATGTTTCTAACTCCAGAAAGTGATAAATAA